The Methanoregula boonei 6A8 genome has a window encoding:
- a CDS encoding small ribosomal subunit Rsm22 family protein: MYECLRQRFRQIMAAKQFLSTVKYVAGTKPVFLLSEIAAYLDDPLTVGQMYAALQPHLAGFGLSALKTGEDYTISRPQQSPLYTLNTAEEKRLAAYLSLGSMPSVLEDAIEQYITRKTGKDWSDPIILERLRHAIVAQKDDYWKPADKRSLQYTKGYAVLGYLAYHFPVYFMQARYLFAQLARDGLLKRDMTVLDLGTGPGVMPLALEDFWRCLDNARATVSSIERSKENIEAFGALARSIATPDPQVTIEPPKEADITSPGDVLLPDRIDLMIFSNVLNELAGLPLAKRADLVMTYAERLAPDGTILIIEPAEEVTSTGLRAMSLALKKRGLSIYAPCTFVWGTNCTPDRCWSFQTAPSIRPTRIMNTLASCNEPFRYVNTDIKYSYVMLRKDGKVRTSCNIPKEMKALRLSKVHLNVGKRITVVAAKMSEDLGDKETHIFRLCDGSAEKPVYAMLPAFHIMPSNRELGIAPYGTILEIRNVLVRYNPDHDAYNLFVSRDTMVIPLVK; the protein is encoded by the coding sequence ATGTATGAGTGCCTGCGGCAAAGATTCCGGCAGATCATGGCCGCAAAACAGTTTCTTTCAACAGTAAAATACGTGGCCGGCACAAAACCGGTCTTTTTGCTTTCCGAGATTGCGGCCTATCTCGATGATCCACTCACGGTCGGGCAGATGTATGCCGCGCTCCAGCCGCATCTTGCCGGCTTCGGGCTTTCCGCACTAAAGACCGGTGAAGATTATACAATCTCGCGGCCGCAACAATCCCCCCTCTATACCTTGAATACTGCCGAGGAAAAACGCCTTGCCGCATACCTCTCCCTTGGCTCCATGCCCTCCGTTCTTGAAGATGCCATTGAACAGTATATCACCCGCAAAACCGGTAAGGACTGGTCTGATCCGATCATCCTCGAACGGCTCCGCCATGCGATTGTCGCCCAGAAGGACGATTACTGGAAACCTGCAGACAAACGGTCACTCCAGTACACGAAAGGCTATGCCGTGCTCGGCTACCTGGCGTACCATTTCCCGGTCTATTTCATGCAGGCCCGGTACCTCTTCGCGCAGCTTGCCCGCGACGGCCTGCTCAAACGGGATATGACTGTCCTTGATCTCGGCACCGGGCCGGGAGTCATGCCGCTTGCCCTTGAGGATTTCTGGAGGTGTCTAGATAACGCCAGGGCGACCGTCTCCTCGATCGAACGTTCAAAAGAAAACATCGAGGCGTTTGGCGCTCTTGCCCGGAGCATTGCCACACCGGATCCCCAGGTAACGATAGAGCCCCCAAAGGAAGCGGATATAACCTCTCCCGGGGATGTGCTGCTTCCCGACCGTATAGACTTGATGATCTTTTCCAACGTGCTCAACGAACTGGCCGGCCTTCCCCTTGCAAAGAGAGCAGATCTGGTCATGACCTATGCAGAGCGGCTCGCACCCGATGGGACAATCCTCATTATCGAGCCGGCTGAGGAGGTGACCTCAACCGGTTTGCGGGCCATGTCCCTTGCGTTAAAGAAAAGGGGCCTCTCGATCTATGCGCCCTGCACGTTTGTCTGGGGGACGAACTGTACGCCGGACCGGTGCTGGAGTTTCCAGACTGCACCTTCCATCCGGCCCACCCGGATCATGAATACGCTGGCGTCATGTAATGAGCCGTTCCGGTACGTGAACACTGATATCAAGTACAGTTACGTGATGCTGCGCAAAGACGGGAAGGTTCGCACTTCCTGCAACATCCCAAAGGAAATGAAAGCCCTGCGGTTGTCCAAGGTACACCTGAACGTGGGAAAACGGATCACGGTGGTTGCGGCGAAGATGTCCGAGGATCTTGGCGACAAGGAGACCCATATATTCAGGCTCTGCGATGGTTCGGCGGAAAAACCGGTGTACGCCATGCTGCCCGCGTTTCATATTATGCCGTCTAACCGTGAGCTGGGGATTGCACCGTACGGAACGATACTTGAAATCCGAAACGTGCTGGTGCGGTATAACCCGGATCACGACGCGTATAACCTGTTCGTGAGCAGGGATACTATGGTCATACCCTTAGTTAAATAG
- a CDS encoding type IV pilin N-terminal domain-containing protein produces MMRPCRKQDSAVSEIIGTVLLISIVVLAASIIAVAVFSQPQAQKIPAVSALISNQSQIVYIKHNGGDPLQNGTYRILVDGADVTSSINLPSTWSIGNTLTYTKPGTTPPSSVVIVYTGYSSTGVVLTSAYFGTGPLTTATVTATTSPVPGTSSTITSSVSGTGGTISPSGSVNVTYGSSQTFSITVNSGYSVANVLIDGTSIGPQSSYTFSNVVANHTIVASFALTTYVISATNATTGGMISPNGSISVNYGGSQTFTITANSGYHISDVSIDGSSVGAVSSYPFTSVASNHTIIASFAANTVQIITSSVSGSGGTISPLGAVSVQYGASQTFSITANSGYHISNVLIDGVSNGTISTYTFSNVVTSHTIVASFALNAPTLSGITPSSGVTGTSVSITNLAGTNFSVSGTTVVQLTMGSNTITATSVNVVSSTQITCTFSLAGAATGAWNVVMTNPDGQTATLSSGFTVTSNVVPASSVLVNANNYPGKPGYLLSGGYIQFTVTGSYYTITYGGTQHTFNNGDVVRLTLESTTQGTNVPTIYVTSSQISAFYLNNVDLTINGVDYGQSTISQIYIGSYSSFTSTLTLNVPSQSAQTEFDANGACVICNAVSSTPITVYNLGMGSGGINLGPMATIYYTGGATGYSLS; encoded by the coding sequence ATGATGCGTCCGTGCCGGAAACAGGATTCTGCCGTCTCCGAGATCATCGGAACGGTATTATTAATATCGATAGTCGTCCTCGCAGCATCGATTATTGCCGTCGCTGTCTTCTCTCAGCCCCAGGCGCAGAAGATCCCTGCGGTAAGTGCCCTCATCTCAAACCAGAGCCAGATTGTATATATCAAGCACAACGGTGGGGATCCGCTCCAGAACGGGACCTACCGGATTCTTGTCGATGGGGCAGACGTTACCTCCAGCATTAACCTGCCATCCACATGGTCGATCGGTAATACGCTTACCTATACAAAACCCGGGACAACTCCCCCGTCAAGTGTGGTGATCGTATATACCGGATATAGCTCCACGGGAGTGGTCTTGACATCGGCGTATTTCGGGACAGGACCGCTGACGACGGCAACAGTGACAGCAACGACTTCGCCGGTACCGGGAACGTCCTCCACTATTACATCATCTGTTTCGGGAACTGGCGGCACTATTTCCCCGAGCGGATCGGTTAATGTCACCTATGGCTCCAGTCAGACATTCAGCATTACCGTAAATTCCGGATATTCTGTCGCCAATGTCTTGATCGATGGAACCTCAATTGGTCCTCAGTCGTCATACACATTCTCAAATGTAGTTGCAAATCATACCATTGTGGCGTCATTTGCGCTTACCACCTACGTGATCAGTGCTACCAATGCTACTACGGGAGGAATGATATCCCCGAATGGATCGATCAGTGTCAATTATGGCGGGAGCCAGACATTCACCATTACGGCAAATTCAGGGTACCACATCTCCGACGTTTCTATTGATGGAAGCTCCGTAGGTGCTGTATCCAGTTATCCGTTCACCAGCGTCGCCTCAAACCACACGATCATCGCATCGTTTGCTGCCAATACTGTACAGATTATCACTTCGTCAGTATCAGGGTCGGGAGGCACCATTTCCCCATTGGGTGCGGTAAGCGTTCAGTATGGTGCAAGCCAGACATTCAGCATTACCGCAAATTCAGGATACCATATTTCCAATGTCCTGATCGATGGGGTCTCGAATGGAACCATATCCACCTATACATTTTCAAATGTGGTAACAAGCCACACCATTGTAGCATCATTTGCGCTCAATGCGCCGACACTATCAGGTATTACGCCAAGCAGCGGGGTAACCGGTACATCGGTAAGCATCACCAATCTTGCAGGAACAAACTTCAGTGTCAGCGGGACCACCGTTGTCCAGCTGACGATGGGATCAAACACGATTACGGCGACCAGCGTGAATGTGGTGTCATCAACGCAGATCACCTGTACATTTAGTCTTGCCGGAGCAGCAACCGGCGCTTGGAATGTAGTGATGACAAATCCGGATGGACAGACCGCAACACTCTCCTCTGGATTTACGGTCACCAGTAATGTCGTCCCGGCATCCTCAGTTCTCGTGAATGCTAATAATTACCCGGGGAAACCGGGGTATCTGCTGAGTGGAGGATATATCCAGTTCACAGTAACGGGAAGTTATTACACGATAACCTATGGAGGCACTCAGCATACTTTTAATAATGGCGATGTTGTCCGACTGACATTAGAATCAACCACGCAAGGGACTAACGTGCCAACAATATATGTCACATCAAGTCAAATCAGTGCATTTTATCTCAATAATGTTGACCTGACCATCAACGGGGTTGATTATGGCCAGTCTACGATTTCCCAAATATATATTGGCAGCTACAGTTCATTCACATCGACACTTACGTTGAATGTCCCCTCTCAATCTGCACAAACCGAATTCGATGCAAATGGTGCATGCGTGATATGCAATGCGGTCAGTTCTACCCCGATCACAGTTTATAATCTGGGGATGGGTTCAGGTGGAATTAATCTCGGACCCATGGCGACTATTTACTATACCGGTGGAGCGACCGGGTATTCCCTATCCTGA
- a CDS encoding CDP-alcohol phosphatidyltransferase family protein gives MTLDQFRPHVKVYFDPLVRFAIRCRITPNVLTIAALIASAVAGILFYFRLELWAVLAVAINAFCDAMDGAVAREMKNQSLRGDFLDHAVDRYADIFIITGIFASGLVPWPIGVLALTGVLMSSYLGTQAQAVGVGRVYAGLLGRADRLVLIMVVGITFIVFPMTIYGLNLLGWLLLLFGVFGHVTAFQRFAYVWRKME, from the coding sequence ATGACGCTCGACCAGTTCCGGCCGCATGTGAAAGTCTATTTCGATCCTCTTGTCCGGTTTGCGATCCGGTGCAGGATTACCCCCAATGTCCTGACTATTGCAGCTCTTATCGCATCAGCCGTTGCGGGCATACTCTTCTATTTCCGGCTTGAGCTCTGGGCTGTCCTTGCCGTTGCCATCAACGCATTCTGCGATGCCATGGATGGTGCGGTCGCCCGGGAGATGAAGAACCAGAGCCTGCGGGGCGACTTCCTTGACCATGCCGTTGACCGCTATGCGGATATCTTCATCATCACCGGGATCTTCGCAAGCGGCCTTGTACCTTGGCCGATCGGGGTGCTTGCCCTTACCGGCGTCCTGATGTCCTCGTACCTGGGCACGCAGGCGCAGGCAGTTGGCGTTGGCCGGGTCTATGCCGGGTTGCTCGGTCGTGCCGACCGGCTTGTGCTCATCATGGTGGTAGGGATCACATTCATTGTCTTCCCCATGACGATTTACGGCCTAAACCTGCTTGGCTGGCTCCTCCTTCTCTTCGGGGTTTTTGGCCATGTGACCGCGTTCCAGCGCTTCGCGTACGTCTGGCGGAAGATGGAATAA
- a CDS encoding adenylate kinase family protein — protein MMCGITGTPGTGKSTAADELARRGHTVVHITDIAQPYVLGRDPERDTQVIDTDRMVDEFVPFDGFIEGHFAHLLPCDRMVVMRLRPDELAARLRARGYEQDKIRENRDAEALDVCLIETVEQFSPNQVFELDTTGKSPVVCADLIEQFYLGEIPASFGSIDWSSYAEGSL, from the coding sequence ATGATGTGCGGGATCACCGGCACACCGGGAACCGGGAAATCGACGGCAGCCGATGAGCTTGCCCGCCGCGGGCATACTGTTGTCCACATCACCGATATCGCGCAGCCCTACGTGCTCGGGAGAGACCCGGAACGGGACACACAGGTCATCGATACCGACCGGATGGTGGACGAATTCGTGCCGTTCGATGGTTTTATCGAGGGTCATTTCGCCCATCTGCTGCCCTGTGACCGCATGGTTGTTATGCGCCTGCGGCCTGACGAACTGGCAGCCCGGCTGCGTGCCCGCGGGTACGAGCAGGATAAGATCCGGGAGAACCGGGATGCCGAGGCGCTGGATGTCTGCCTGATCGAGACTGTGGAACAGTTCTCACCCAATCAGGTCTTTGAGCTGGACACCACAGGAAAAAGCCCTGTTGTATGTGCCGATCTGATCGAGCAGTTTTACCTGGGGGAGATTCCCGCATCATTCGGATCGATTGACTGGTCTTCGTATGCGGAGGGATCGCTATGA
- the hisC gene encoding histidinol-phosphate transaminase, whose protein sequence is MERLVRSCYKQGGYVFAKKAGGRTHGAGDERIARLASNENPEGPSPAAVMAAQEAVLTANRYPDERVDVLVSALKTHYGDYAFVAGVGMDGVIETLMRTLVEPGETVAVSTPTFSFYGLAAQAQGAKVVSVPRRADFSVDIDALIAAGKDAKIIVLCSPNNPTGNATRVEDVKRVLEGINGFLFLDNAYVEFSGIDYLPLIRKYENLVIGRTFSKVYSLAGLRIGYAFVPAWLQPYYARAGTPFTVNSVSAAAAAAALSDDGHADRYIGHVRVWRKRYADKIKFPVLPSDANFVMINVTPHTGDEIVENLAAKGVLVRSCRSFTGLGDHYIRVSVGEDWENERCIQELNAL, encoded by the coding sequence ATGGAGCGCTTGGTAAGGTCGTGCTATAAGCAGGGCGGATATGTTTTCGCAAAGAAGGCGGGAGGCCGTACACACGGTGCGGGCGACGAGCGTATCGCCCGCCTTGCCAGCAACGAGAATCCCGAGGGTCCGTCGCCGGCAGCGGTAATGGCTGCACAGGAAGCGGTCCTTACCGCAAACCGGTACCCCGATGAGCGGGTGGACGTACTCGTGTCTGCATTAAAGACGCACTACGGGGACTACGCCTTTGTAGCCGGCGTTGGCATGGACGGGGTAATCGAGACCCTGATGCGGACGCTTGTCGAGCCGGGAGAGACGGTGGCGGTTTCGACCCCGACGTTTTCCTTCTATGGGCTTGCCGCACAGGCACAGGGAGCAAAGGTTGTTTCTGTCCCGCGCCGGGCGGACTTTTCTGTCGACATCGATGCACTTATTGCGGCCGGGAAGGACGCGAAGATTATCGTACTCTGCTCGCCGAATAACCCGACGGGGAACGCAACCCGTGTTGAAGATGTGAAAAGAGTGCTCGAAGGGATCAACGGATTCCTCTTTCTGGACAATGCGTACGTCGAGTTCTCCGGGATTGATTATCTGCCCCTGATCAGGAAGTACGAGAACCTGGTGATTGGCCGGACGTTCTCGAAGGTGTACTCGCTTGCCGGTCTCCGGATTGGGTATGCGTTCGTCCCGGCCTGGCTCCAACCCTACTATGCCCGGGCAGGGACGCCCTTTACCGTAAACTCGGTTTCGGCAGCAGCAGCGGCTGCTGCCCTTTCGGATGACGGGCATGCGGACCGGTATATCGGGCATGTCCGTGTGTGGCGGAAGCGGTATGCAGATAAGATAAAATTCCCCGTCCTCCCCTCTGATGCAAACTTTGTGATGATTAATGTGACACCCCACACGGGCGATGAGATCGTAGAGAATCTTGCCGCCAAGGGCGTACTCGTGCGCTCGTGCAGAAGTTTTACAGGGCTCGGCGATCATTATATCCGGGTGAGCGTCGGAGAGGACTGGGAGAACGAGCGGTGCATACAGGAGCTCAACGCCCTATGA
- a CDS encoding aspartate aminotransferase family protein: MKNTDITAQYRALDDQYYMPAFSRNMAIVRGKGSTVWDGDGKEYIDCVAGIAVCSTGHCHPAVVKAICEQAHELIHCSNLYYVPHQGEMAKKIVEVTGMKKAFFSNSGAEASDGALKLARVRTGKKKFVAFTHGFHGRTIGSLAVTHKPAAREPFEPLGLPTTFVEYGNLDAVKKAVDNDTAAVIVEPIQGEAGVIIPQDSFLEGIREICDRKGALMIVDEVQTGMGRTGKWLALQHAKVQPDIVTLAKGIASGFPMGAFAARDGLEFGKGEHGSTFAGGPVACAAGLATISVLEQILPDVARKGERFKKGLAKYHPRVRGLMIGITVGEKCPEVQAECLKNGVLVNCAADGNLRLVPPLVISDAEIDRAVKVIDGALGKVVL; the protein is encoded by the coding sequence ATGAAAAATACCGATATAACGGCGCAGTACAGGGCGCTTGATGACCAGTATTATATGCCTGCGTTCTCGCGGAACATGGCGATCGTACGCGGAAAGGGCTCGACCGTCTGGGATGGGGACGGGAAGGAATATATCGACTGCGTAGCAGGGATCGCAGTCTGCAGCACCGGTCACTGCCACCCCGCAGTGGTAAAGGCGATCTGCGAGCAGGCACACGAGCTCATCCACTGCTCCAACCTCTACTATGTCCCCCACCAGGGCGAGATGGCAAAGAAGATCGTTGAGGTAACGGGCATGAAAAAGGCGTTCTTCTCGAACTCGGGGGCTGAGGCAAGCGACGGGGCGTTAAAGCTTGCCCGGGTCCGCACCGGGAAAAAGAAGTTTGTCGCGTTCACCCACGGGTTCCATGGCCGGACGATCGGATCGCTTGCAGTGACCCACAAGCCTGCCGCCCGTGAGCCGTTCGAGCCTCTCGGTCTCCCGACCACGTTTGTGGAGTACGGGAATCTTGATGCCGTAAAAAAAGCGGTGGATAATGATACTGCGGCGGTGATTGTCGAGCCGATCCAGGGTGAGGCCGGCGTCATCATCCCCCAGGACAGTTTCCTTGAGGGTATCCGGGAGATCTGCGACAGGAAAGGGGCGCTTATGATTGTCGATGAGGTCCAGACTGGCATGGGCCGGACCGGGAAATGGCTTGCTCTCCAGCACGCAAAGGTTCAGCCCGATATTGTTACGCTTGCCAAAGGTATTGCAAGCGGCTTTCCCATGGGTGCCTTTGCTGCCCGCGACGGGTTAGAGTTTGGTAAAGGGGAGCACGGAAGTACGTTTGCCGGCGGGCCTGTTGCCTGCGCAGCAGGGCTTGCAACGATCAGTGTCCTTGAGCAGATCCTTCCGGATGTAGCCCGCAAGGGCGAGCGGTTCAAAAAAGGGCTTGCGAAGTATCATCCCCGGGTCCGCGGGCTAATGATTGGGATCACGGTCGGGGAGAAGTGCCCCGAGGTACAGGCAGAGTGCCTGAAAAACGGCGTGCTTGTGAACTGCGCCGCAGACGGGAACCTCCGGCTTGTCCCGCCTTTAGTGATCTCGGATGCCGAGATTGACCGGGCGGTGAAGGTGATCGATGGAGCGCTTGGTAAGGTCGTGCTATAA
- the guaA gene encoding glutamine-hydrolyzing GMP synthase: MVKTEKFIQKSVEEIQKEAGNEKVVMALSGGVDSSVCASLAARAIGDRLIPIYIDTGLMRKGETERIKAVFGNIRLQVVDAGDEFVAALAGITDPEKKRKAIGERFIRVFEREAKKSGATCLLQGTIYPDRIESEGGIKSHHNVGGMPEHTAFKKVIEPIRDLYKDEVREVAGALGLPPEIQHRMPFPGPGLAVRILGEVTKEKVAVIREANWIAESEIVEKYRPWQCFAALIGLGTGVKGDNRIHGWIVAVRAVNSRDGMTADPLEIPFADLVRIGSRITAEIPSVARVVYDITPKPPATIEYE, encoded by the coding sequence ATGGTAAAAACAGAGAAGTTCATCCAAAAATCTGTCGAGGAGATCCAAAAAGAGGCAGGTAATGAGAAGGTCGTGATGGCCCTCTCGGGAGGCGTGGACAGCTCGGTCTGCGCAAGCCTTGCCGCCCGTGCCATCGGGGATCGCCTTATCCCGATTTATATCGATACCGGCCTGATGAGAAAAGGCGAAACGGAACGGATAAAGGCGGTCTTTGGCAACATCCGGCTCCAGGTGGTCGATGCCGGTGACGAGTTTGTTGCAGCGCTTGCCGGGATCACCGATCCCGAGAAGAAGCGCAAAGCGATCGGGGAGCGATTTATCCGGGTCTTTGAGCGCGAGGCAAAAAAGTCGGGGGCGACCTGCCTTTTACAGGGCACCATCTACCCGGATCGGATCGAGAGCGAGGGGGGCATAAAAAGCCACCACAATGTCGGAGGGATGCCTGAGCATACGGCATTTAAAAAAGTGATCGAGCCGATCAGGGATCTGTACAAGGACGAAGTACGGGAGGTTGCGGGGGCGCTCGGCCTGCCGCCCGAGATCCAGCACCGGATGCCTTTCCCCGGCCCGGGACTTGCAGTCCGTATCCTTGGGGAAGTCACCAAAGAGAAGGTTGCGGTGATAAGGGAGGCCAACTGGATCGCCGAGTCGGAGATTGTGGAGAAGTACCGCCCCTGGCAGTGCTTTGCAGCGCTTATCGGCCTTGGGACCGGGGTCAAAGGGGACAATCGGATCCATGGCTGGATCGTTGCGGTCCGGGCCGTGAACTCCCGGGATGGGATGACCGCCGACCCTCTTGAGATCCCGTTTGCGGATCTTGTGAGAATCGGGTCGAGAATTACCGCTGAGATCCCAAGCGTTGCCCGGGTGGTGTACGACATCACCCCCAAACCCCCGGCAACCATTGAGTACGAATAA
- a CDS encoding CTP synthase gives MKYIFVTGGVMSGLGKGITAASVGRILKNRGYRVTAVKIDPYLNIDAGTMNPAQHGEVFVLKDGGEVDLDLGNYERFLDIELTSSHNITTGKVYRTVIEKERRGDFLGETVQIIPHITDQIKTCIRQAAEETFPDGTKADVCLVEVGGTVGDIESMPFLEAVRQMRGELDEHDYVLVHVTLVPEDAMGDLKTKPTQHSVKALRELGLHADIIVCRSERVVGANTKRKISAFCDLPLSAVISAATARDTYEVPMEMEKEGIADVLSTHLGLEKKETDPSWYRLVTKEYTNRVTVAIVSKYGIEDVYISIKEALKHAGRALSTEVKIVWLDAERYEPCSLKDYDGILIPGGFGKRGIEGKIGAIRFARENKVPFLGLCLGFQLATIEFARHKCGIADATSEEFGEGSHVIALLPEQESVTELGGTMRLGDYTSDIRDKTLAMKLYGKSQIIERHRHRYEVNPHYIEKLEKEGLVFSATNKNRMECLELPGHPFFFATQFHPEFKSRPTRPSPPYLGFVEACRANKRTT, from the coding sequence GTGAAGTATATTTTTGTCACCGGCGGAGTCATGAGCGGCCTGGGGAAAGGGATCACGGCCGCTTCTGTGGGGCGGATCCTGAAAAACCGGGGGTACCGGGTCACGGCGGTCAAGATCGATCCGTACCTTAATATCGATGCCGGCACGATGAACCCGGCCCAGCATGGGGAAGTCTTTGTCCTGAAGGACGGGGGGGAGGTCGACCTTGACCTGGGTAACTATGAACGGTTCCTAGACATCGAGCTCACCTCCTCGCACAATATCACGACGGGGAAGGTCTACCGCACGGTGATCGAAAAAGAGCGCCGTGGCGATTTCCTGGGTGAGACCGTCCAGATCATCCCCCACATCACCGACCAGATCAAGACCTGTATCCGTCAGGCCGCAGAAGAGACATTTCCCGACGGCACGAAAGCCGATGTCTGCCTTGTCGAGGTTGGCGGGACGGTCGGAGATATCGAGAGCATGCCGTTTCTCGAGGCCGTTCGGCAGATGCGGGGAGAACTCGATGAGCATGACTACGTCCTTGTTCACGTGACCCTTGTTCCCGAGGATGCGATGGGGGACTTAAAAACCAAGCCCACCCAGCACTCGGTAAAGGCGCTCCGGGAGCTCGGCCTTCACGCCGATATTATCGTTTGCCGGAGCGAGCGGGTGGTAGGGGCAAACACCAAGCGCAAGATCTCGGCGTTCTGCGACCTCCCCCTCAGCGCTGTCATTTCGGCTGCAACCGCCCGGGATACCTACGAGGTTCCCATGGAGATGGAAAAGGAGGGGATCGCCGATGTCCTCTCGACCCATCTCGGCCTTGAGAAGAAAGAGACCGACCCCTCGTGGTACCGGCTCGTCACCAAAGAATACACCAACCGCGTCACCGTTGCCATCGTGAGCAAATACGGGATCGAGGATGTGTACATCAGCATCAAGGAAGCGCTTAAGCACGCGGGCCGCGCCCTTTCGACCGAGGTGAAGATCGTCTGGCTCGATGCCGAGCGGTACGAACCCTGCTCGCTCAAGGATTATGATGGCATCCTTATCCCGGGAGGTTTCGGGAAGCGGGGGATCGAGGGCAAGATCGGGGCAATCCGGTTTGCACGTGAGAACAAGGTCCCTTTCCTTGGTCTCTGCCTCGGGTTCCAGCTTGCGACAATCGAGTTTGCCCGGCACAAGTGCGGGATTGCCGATGCAACAAGCGAGGAGTTTGGCGAAGGCTCGCACGTGATCGCGCTCCTTCCCGAACAGGAGAGCGTGACTGAACTGGGCGGCACTATGCGGCTTGGTGACTATACCTCAGATATCAGGGACAAAACGCTTGCGATGAAACTCTACGGGAAATCCCAGATCATCGAGCGCCACCGGCACCGGTACGAGGTAAACCCTCACTATATCGAAAAACTCGAAAAAGAGGGACTGGTCTTCTCTGCAACGAACAAAAACCGGATGGAGTGCCTGGAACTCCCCGGCCACCCGTTCTTCTTTGCAACCCAGTTCCACCCCGAGTTCAAGTCCCGGCCGACCCGCCCGTCGCCGCCGTACCTCGGCTTTGTCGAAGCGTGCCGGGCAAACAAGCGGACCACATAA
- a CDS encoding tetratricopeptide repeat protein: MKRGQILGILALLLICAIAVIPAMGANVTTSYPQAPDAATNYYNSAVQLTTSGDNAAASGDNATASKSYLEAIALYDMALNSNTTEIQESDGLLYTYQGKSYAQIQLGNYTGAIDTLNAGLALYPTDEHLWNNKGYAQFKTGDYKDAVTSYNNALANDSNNTLTLVNKGDALVKLGNYQDAVTSYKAALANNPDSNETATKLAAAEKFTSAELPVSLIALVIVVIIAGAGVAYYILKKRPVQQKANEVPVKKAGSKKNKK, encoded by the coding sequence ATGAAACGAGGGCAGATTCTTGGTATTCTGGCACTTCTCCTGATATGTGCCATAGCCGTTATTCCAGCAATGGGTGCAAATGTGACTACATCGTACCCTCAAGCCCCTGATGCCGCAACGAACTATTACAATAGTGCTGTACAGTTAACAACTAGCGGGGACAACGCAGCTGCAAGCGGAGACAATGCAACAGCGAGCAAGAGCTATCTGGAGGCGATTGCACTTTATGATATGGCGCTGAACTCGAACACGACGGAAATACAGGAATCCGATGGCCTTCTCTATACATATCAGGGAAAGTCCTACGCGCAGATCCAATTGGGAAATTACACCGGTGCGATAGATACCCTCAACGCAGGGCTGGCCCTGTACCCCACGGATGAGCATCTCTGGAACAACAAGGGATACGCCCAGTTCAAAACCGGCGATTACAAAGACGCCGTTACCTCCTATAATAATGCGCTCGCAAATGATTCAAATAACACCCTGACCTTGGTCAATAAGGGCGATGCCCTTGTTAAACTCGGAAATTACCAGGATGCCGTTACCTCCTATAAAGCAGCGCTTGCAAACAATCCCGACAGCAATGAGACCGCAACCAAGCTGGCCGCTGCAGAGAAATTTACTTCCGCTGAGCTGCCGGTCTCCCTGATCGCACTGGTTATCGTAGTGATTATCGCCGGGGCAGGGGTTGCGTATTATATCTTAAAAAAGCGCCCGGTCCAGCAAAAGGCAAACGAAGTACCGGTCAAAAAAGCAGGCTCAAAGAAAAATAAAAAATAA
- a CDS encoding PaaI family thioesterase gives MSYLENLQKNGKYANPFFCLTGIEVVSMGERHAVLKMAVRPDMHNGVGWLQGGMLVALADEAMALALYSQLGPGEGIATISESTSFIKGIRDGVIIAEGRVIRKGRRVAFCEGEVRMDNPEKTVLSRTTASFAVTSCV, from the coding sequence ATGAGTTATCTGGAGAATCTACAAAAAAACGGGAAATATGCCAATCCCTTTTTCTGCCTGACCGGAATTGAAGTGGTCAGCATGGGGGAACGTCATGCCGTCTTGAAAATGGCGGTCCGGCCCGATATGCATAATGGCGTGGGCTGGCTCCAGGGAGGGATGCTTGTGGCACTTGCCGATGAGGCAATGGCACTTGCGCTCTATTCCCAGCTTGGACCCGGTGAGGGGATCGCAACGATCTCTGAATCCACGAGTTTTATCAAGGGGATCCGCGACGGTGTGATCATCGCCGAGGGCAGAGTGATCCGTAAGGGAAGGCGTGTGGCGTTCTGCGAAGGAGAGGTCCGGATGGATAACCCCGAAAAGACCGTGCTTTCCCGAACGACTGCTTCTTTTGCAGTGACTTCGTGCGTGTAA